Proteins encoded together in one Quercus lobata isolate SW786 chromosome 3, ValleyOak3.0 Primary Assembly, whole genome shotgun sequence window:
- the LOC115981911 gene encoding F-box/LRR-repeat protein 2 yields the protein MESRSSICINERVGEDELRAILGKVESDQDKEAFGLVCKKWLYLQSTERKRLAARAGPHMLRKMAARFSKLLQLDLAQSVSRSFYPGVTDSDLSVIAHGFTCLTLLSLHNCKGITDVGMIEIGRGLSSLQCLDVSYCRKLTDKGLSAVAVGCCDLRSLHIAGCRFVTDKVLQSLSQNCHNLEELGLQGCNSITDSGLTDLVNGCRRIKFLDINKCSNVGDSGVSSVSEACSSSLKTLKLLDCYRIGDKSILSLAQFCKNLETLIVGGCRDISDESIKSLAAACKNSLKNLRMDWCLNITNSSLSCVLTQCRNLEAVDIGCCEEVTDAAFQGLGTREIELNLKVLKVSNCPKITVMGIGVLLDNCNSLEYLDVRSCPHITKAGCDEAGLQFPPCCKVNFAGSLSEPDVLL from the exons ATGGAATCGAGGTCGAGCATATGCATAAACGAACGGGTTGGTGAGGATGAGCTTCGAGCTATTCTGGGTAAGGTGGAGAGCGATCAGGATAAGGAGGCTTTCGGATTGGTTTGTAAGAAATGGCTTTACTTACAGAGCACTGAGAGGAAGAGACTCGCTGCACGTGCTGGCCCTCACATGCTTCGCAAGATGGCTGCCAGGTTCTCTAAGCTTCTCCAACTCGACCTTGCTCAGTCTGTTTCCAGGTCCTTTTATCCTGGTGTTACTGATTCCGATCTCTCTGTTATTGCCCATGGCTTTACCTGTCTCACACTCCTCTCTCTGCACAATTGCAAAG gAATTACGGACGTTGGCATGATAGAAATTGGGCGTGGTCTTTCTTCACTACAATGCTTGGATGTATCCTATTGCAGGAAGCTAACTGACAAGGGATTGTCAGCTGTTGCTGTGGGCTGTTGTGACCTACGAAGCCTACATATTGCTGGCTGTAGATTTGTTACAGACAAAGTATTACAATCTCTATCCCAAAATTGTCACAATCTAGAAGAGTTGGGACTGCAAGGATGCAACAGTATAACTGATTCTGGACTCACAGATCTTGTAAATGGGTGTCGACGAATCAAGTTTTTGGACATCAATAAATGCAGCAATGTTGGAGACAGTGGGGTGTCAAGTGTTTCTGAGGCCTGTTCATCTTCTCTTAAGACTCTCAAGTTGTTGGATTGCTACAGAATTGGGGACAAGTCCATATTATCCTTGGCCCAATTCTGTAAAAATCTTGAGACTCTTATTGTAGGTGGCTGCCGGGACATCTCTGATGAGTCTATAAAATCACTTGCTGCTGCTTGTAAAAATAGTCTGAAGAACTTGCGGATGGATTGGTGTTTGAATATCACCAACTCTTCATTAAGCTGTGTCCTCACTCAGTGCAGAAACCTAGAGGCTGTAGACATTGGGTGCTGTGAGGAGGTGACAGATGCTGCTTTCCAGGGTTTAGGCACCAGGGAAATTGAGTTGAATTTGAAGGTTTTGAAAGTTAGTAACTGTCCAAAGATCACGGTGATGGGGATAGGTGTGCTTTTGGACAATTGCAACTCTCTGGAATACCTGGATGTGAGGTCATGCCCACATATTACCAAGGCGGGTTGTGACGAGGCTGGATTGCAGTTTCCTCCATGCTGTAAAGTGAACTTTGCAGGGAGTTTATCTGAGCCTGATGTGTTGCTTTAA